Proteins encoded by one window of Streptomyces sp. LX-29:
- a CDS encoding SpoIIE family protein phosphatase translates to MGRDGPTERVGAPVGGDTGGHSGVAAGPPGDHTAESDELLTSAVAKAVEETGGYAGSVFLRSHDRRSLVLVAACGSPPSLLGGWRLIPVNSPIPIAAAYRSGRTVHLADGDASMRRFPQLAVALPYAFGSATVPVRAGREIFGALAVVWAAPPGTEGLTKTQLRHLRATAGRLGAGLDALRARGHRVEYDAHTVVLEVPATATPSVRVGLFDWRLDTGALAADDELCAIFGLDPARYDGRAATLASRIHPGDLAAFRAAARAAVQHGRVLARRLRVRGGDDRLRTVELWGRVPEDAGEAARSHLVGAVLDPGAGSRAVAAVERLHDGVVALDPDGRITYVNHGLERLLGIDAADVLGLRLWDVLPWLADPGYENRHRAAMVSQQPTSFLARRPPDQWLTFVLHPAADGVTARVAPADRPAPADAVRSEPDPDRERGPGPGRASGPEAEPEAGRGPESGTDPEPGAPTAVAVPDDAARPRLGAMYHLLQLGSALTEAVTAREVCAVVAEQVLAAFGGQHLAIFAVHDGRMRLLFRAGSRDDFLGRLEGATLDARLPGTETLTTGAPLFIESERQLAREYPDLPADGVRSWVYLPLIASSRPVGTCVLGFDAVHRLRAEQRSVLGALGGLIAQALERARLFDEAHAIARGLQHALLPHRLPALAGVRITGRYLPGTTGMDIGGDWYDAIPTGGGLALVIGDVEGHSVAAAALMGQLRSAVRAFATAGHRPSEVVAGTNRLMIDLDATLLASCCYLWLDAASGRIRAVRAGHCPPLLRHPDGTAEVLDLPGGAVLGVDPTAGYPETEWELAPGSVLALYTDGLVEVRDADIDLGVDRLRSSLAHARADSLEELADRLLQEARRSPDRADDIALLVTEYTPDRGPAAGL, encoded by the coding sequence ATGGGCCGAGACGGGCCGACCGAGCGGGTGGGAGCGCCGGTCGGCGGCGACACCGGGGGCCACAGCGGCGTGGCCGCGGGCCCGCCCGGTGATCACACGGCCGAGAGCGACGAGCTGCTGACCTCCGCCGTGGCCAAGGCGGTCGAGGAGACCGGCGGCTACGCCGGCAGCGTCTTCCTCCGCTCGCACGACCGCCGCTCGCTGGTGCTGGTGGCCGCCTGCGGGTCGCCGCCGTCGCTGCTGGGCGGCTGGCGGCTCATCCCGGTCAACAGCCCGATCCCCATCGCCGCCGCCTACCGCTCCGGGCGGACCGTCCACCTGGCCGACGGCGACGCCTCCATGCGTCGCTTCCCGCAGCTCGCGGTGGCGCTGCCGTACGCCTTCGGTTCGGCGACCGTGCCGGTCCGGGCGGGGCGGGAGATCTTCGGGGCGCTGGCCGTCGTCTGGGCCGCGCCGCCCGGCACCGAAGGGCTGACCAAGACCCAGCTGAGACATCTTCGGGCCACCGCGGGCCGGCTCGGCGCCGGGCTGGACGCGCTGCGCGCCCGGGGCCACCGGGTGGAGTACGACGCGCACACGGTCGTGCTGGAGGTCCCGGCCACGGCCACCCCCTCGGTGCGGGTGGGCCTGTTCGACTGGCGGCTGGACACCGGCGCCCTGGCGGCCGACGACGAGCTGTGCGCGATCTTCGGGCTGGACCCGGCCCGATACGACGGCCGGGCCGCCACCCTCGCCTCCCGGATCCACCCCGGCGACCTCGCCGCGTTCCGGGCCGCGGCCCGCGCCGCGGTCCAGCACGGCCGGGTGCTGGCGCGCCGGCTGCGGGTGCGCGGGGGCGACGACCGGTTGCGCACGGTCGAGTTGTGGGGACGGGTGCCGGAGGACGCCGGGGAGGCGGCGCGCTCACACCTGGTGGGTGCGGTCCTGGATCCCGGCGCGGGAAGTCGGGCCGTCGCGGCGGTCGAGCGGCTGCACGACGGAGTCGTCGCGCTCGACCCGGACGGGCGGATCACCTATGTCAACCACGGCCTGGAGCGGCTGTTGGGGATCGACGCCGCGGACGTGCTGGGCCTGCGGCTGTGGGATGTGCTGCCGTGGCTGGCCGACCCCGGCTACGAGAACCGGCACCGGGCCGCGATGGTGTCCCAGCAGCCCACGTCCTTCCTCGCCCGTCGGCCACCGGACCAGTGGCTGACCTTCGTCCTGCACCCGGCGGCCGACGGGGTGACGGCCCGGGTCGCCCCGGCGGACCGGCCCGCGCCGGCCGACGCCGTGCGGTCGGAGCCGGATCCGGACCGGGAGCGCGGGCCGGGACCGGGGCGCGCCTCGGGACCGGAGGCGGAGCCGGAAGCGGGACGGGGTCCCGAGTCCGGAACGGATCCGGAGCCGGGTGCCCCGACGGCGGTCGCCGTGCCGGACGACGCCGCGCGGCCCCGGCTGGGCGCCATGTACCACCTGTTGCAGCTGGGCAGTGCGCTCACCGAGGCCGTCACCGCCCGCGAGGTGTGCGCCGTCGTCGCCGAGCAGGTGCTGGCGGCCTTCGGGGGCCAACACCTGGCGATCTTCGCGGTCCACGACGGCCGCATGCGGCTGCTCTTCCGCGCCGGATCCCGCGATGACTTCCTGGGCCGGCTGGAGGGGGCGACGCTGGACGCCCGACTGCCCGGCACGGAGACGCTGACCACCGGCGCCCCGCTGTTCATCGAGTCCGAGCGGCAGCTGGCGCGGGAGTATCCGGACCTCCCGGCGGACGGGGTGCGCTCCTGGGTCTACCTCCCGCTGATCGCCTCCAGCCGGCCGGTCGGCACCTGTGTCCTGGGCTTCGACGCGGTCCACCGGCTCCGCGCCGAGCAGCGCAGCGTGCTGGGCGCGCTCGGCGGGCTGATCGCCCAGGCCCTGGAGCGGGCGCGGCTGTTCGACGAGGCGCACGCCATCGCCCGCGGGCTCCAGCACGCCCTGCTGCCGCACCGGCTGCCGGCGCTGGCCGGGGTGCGCATCACGGGCCGCTATCTGCCGGGCACCACCGGGATGGACATCGGCGGCGACTGGTACGACGCGATCCCCACCGGCGGCGGGCTGGCCCTGGTCATCGGGGACGTGGAGGGGCACAGCGTCGCGGCCGCCGCCCTCATGGGCCAACTGCGCAGCGCGGTCAGGGCGTTCGCCACCGCCGGACACCGGCCCAGCGAGGTGGTGGCGGGCACCAATCGACTCATGATCGACCTCGATGCCACGCTGCTCGCCAGCTGCTGCTACCTCTGGCTCGACGCCGCGAGCGGCCGGATCCGCGCCGTCCGCGCCGGCCACTGCCCCCCGCTGCTGCGCCACCCCGACGGTACGGCGGAGGTCCTGGATCTGCCGGGCGGGGCGGTGCTCGGCGTGGACCCGACGGCCGGCTACCCGGAGACGGAGTGGGAGCTGGCCCCCGGCTCGGTGCTGGCGCTGTACACGGACGGGCTGGTGGAGGTCCGGGACGCCGACATCGACCTGGGCGTGGACCGGCTGCGCAGCTCGCTGGCCCACGCGCGCGCCGACTCCCTGGAGGAGCTGGCCGACCGGCTGTTGCAGGAAGCCCGTCGCTCCCCCGACCGCGCGGACGACATCGCGCTGCTGGTGACCGAGTACACTCCCGACCGCGGCCCGGCCGCGGGACTCTGA
- a CDS encoding trypsin-like peptidase domain-containing protein, giving the protein MPMRRAHLAPALGAALSCLLISPAEPAAAAPRRPAPPLPAPSLSAVVDAYWTPARMRAARPVAGDGKPAAPTAARHGAPGPTANSRPFGGLPMVGTFFWQDATGTGRFCSGSVVSSPGRNLVMSAGHCFDDQRARKRLTFVPKYDDGRKPYGAFAVKPGRVYVDKRYLTKGPNAAADLDFSFLQLEKRAGRNVQDVVGGSELAVNPGYRHPTVRLIGYPAAKKRPLDCTDKTVRYDSRDPKIPGSFLRIHCDGYTNGVSGGPFLVKKGSGWRIIGVIGGWKTGGDKADISYSSSFDKDVKALYDSAVANRPPAHRVAD; this is encoded by the coding sequence ATGCCGATGCGCCGCGCGCACCTGGCGCCCGCCCTGGGTGCCGCCCTGTCCTGTCTGCTGATCTCGCCGGCCGAGCCGGCGGCGGCCGCTCCCCGGCGACCCGCGCCGCCGTTGCCGGCGCCCTCGCTCAGCGCCGTCGTCGACGCCTACTGGACCCCGGCGCGGATGCGCGCCGCCCGTCCGGTGGCGGGCGACGGCAAGCCGGCGGCGCCCACCGCGGCGCGCCACGGGGCCCCCGGCCCGACGGCGAACAGCAGACCCTTCGGCGGCCTGCCCATGGTCGGCACCTTCTTCTGGCAGGACGCCACCGGCACCGGCCGCTTCTGCAGCGGTTCCGTGGTCTCCTCCCCCGGTCGGAACCTGGTCATGAGCGCCGGGCACTGCTTCGACGACCAGCGGGCGCGCAAGCGGCTCACCTTCGTCCCGAAGTACGACGACGGCAGGAAGCCCTACGGCGCCTTCGCGGTCAAGCCGGGCCGGGTCTACGTCGACAAGCGCTACCTCACCAAGGGCCCGAACGCGGCCGCCGATCTGGACTTCAGCTTCCTCCAGTTGGAGAAGCGCGCGGGCCGGAACGTGCAGGACGTCGTCGGCGGCTCGGAGTTGGCCGTCAACCCGGGCTACCGGCACCCCACGGTGCGGCTGATCGGCTACCCCGCCGCCAAGAAGCGCCCGCTGGACTGCACGGACAAGACCGTGCGCTACGACAGCAGGGACCCGAAGATCCCGGGCAGCTTCCTGCGCATCCACTGCGACGGCTACACCAACGGCGTCTCCGGCGGCCCCTTCCTGGTGAAGAAGGGCTCCGGCTGGCGGATCATCGGCGTCATCGGCGGCTGGAAGACCGGTGGCGACAAGGCCGACATCTCCTACAGCTCCTCCTTCGACAAGGACGTCAAGGCCCTGTACGACAGCGCGGTGGCGAACAGGCCCCCGGCCCACCGCGTCGCGGACTGA
- a CDS encoding tryptophan 7-halogenase: protein MTDADGRGPEPVAERDDAVDTVDVVVAGAGPAGAATALALARAGAAVLLVDPGPQDDVPVGDTLLDATLPLGDSFPGDPLPGAPFPGDPLLGVSLVGGRRPPRSARPASPRIGESLPPAARVPLARLGVLETVLRDGHAPCHGHRSAWGHSDLADSAFLQGPYGPGWHLDRDRFDASLRRAARSAGARLRRGGVSGLARVGDRWRVTVSTGTGTGTGGAAAYPGRGPGRAGRPRPGAETCVLHASYVVDATGARARVARRLGARLLATDHLVAVGALLPAADGADGGAGGGGSHGDGGGGTTGRCGEERTSLVESVPYGWWYTAPLPHGRRVVMAVTDADLARPAGLRTAPGWWGALRATRHVAELLVGHGGRVERTVLSAGTSRTVPAAGPGWVAVGDAASATDPLAVRGITAALATGLAAAAAIAADAAGDRAALPRYARVVDAVHTEFLHARAAYYQAERRWDGPFWQRRSGPPPPLLDTAGHRA, encoded by the coding sequence TTGACGGACGCCGACGGGCGCGGGCCGGAGCCCGTCGCCGAGCGTGACGACGCCGTGGACACCGTGGACGTCGTGGTCGCGGGAGCCGGGCCGGCGGGCGCGGCGACCGCGCTCGCGCTGGCCCGGGCCGGGGCCGCGGTGCTGCTGGTCGACCCCGGTCCCCAGGACGACGTGCCCGTGGGCGACACCCTCCTGGACGCCACCCTCCCCCTCGGCGACTCCTTCCCGGGCGACCCCCTCCCGGGCGCCCCCTTCCCGGGCGACCCCCTCCTGGGCGTCTCCCTCGTGGGCGGGCGACGGCCCCCGCGGTCCGCGCGACCCGCTTCCCCGCGGATCGGGGAGAGCCTGCCGCCCGCGGCCCGCGTCCCGCTGGCGCGGCTCGGGGTCCTGGAGACGGTGCTGCGGGACGGTCACGCCCCCTGTCACGGCCACCGCTCCGCCTGGGGCCACTCCGACCTCGCCGACTCCGCCTTCCTCCAGGGCCCCTACGGCCCCGGCTGGCACCTGGACCGCGACCGCTTCGACGCCTCGCTGCGCCGGGCCGCCCGGTCGGCCGGTGCCCGGCTCCGGCGGGGCGGCGTCAGCGGGCTGGCGCGCGTCGGCGACCGCTGGCGGGTGACGGTCTCCACGGGCACGGGCACGGGCACGGGCGGGGCGGCCGCGTACCCGGGGCGCGGTCCGGGCCGCGCCGGCCGCCCACGGCCGGGTGCCGAGACGTGCGTCCTCCACGCCTCCTACGTCGTGGACGCCACCGGTGCCCGCGCCCGCGTCGCGCGGCGGCTCGGCGCGCGGCTGCTGGCGACCGACCATCTGGTGGCGGTGGGCGCGCTGCTGCCGGCGGCCGACGGGGCTGACGGCGGCGCCGGGGGCGGCGGGTCCCACGGGGACGGCGGGGGCGGCACGACCGGGCGCTGCGGCGAGGAGCGGACCTCCCTGGTGGAGTCCGTGCCGTACGGCTGGTGGTACACGGCTCCGCTGCCGCATGGCCGTCGCGTGGTCATGGCGGTCACCGACGCGGACCTGGCGCGCCCCGCCGGGCTGCGGACCGCGCCGGGGTGGTGGGGCGCCCTGCGCGCCACCCGACACGTCGCGGAACTGCTGGTCGGGCACGGTGGGCGGGTGGAGCGCACGGTGCTGAGCGCCGGGACCAGCCGCACGGTGCCGGCCGCCGGGCCCGGCTGGGTGGCCGTCGGCGACGCGGCGAGCGCCACCGACCCGCTCGCGGTCCGCGGGATCACCGCCGCGCTGGCGACGGGGCTGGCGGCCGCCGCGGCGATCGCCGCGGACGCGGCCGGCGACCGGGCCGCCCTCCCCCGCTACGCCCGCGTCGTCGACGCCGTCCACACCGAGTTCCTGCACGCGCGTGCCGCGTACTACCAGGCGGAACGCCGCTGGGACGGCCCGTTCTGGCAGCGCCGCTCGGGGCCGCCCCCGCCCCTCCTTGACACCGCCGGGCACCGAGCGTAA
- a CDS encoding terpene synthase family protein, translating into MPSPALAPLRRPLLPFAATVNPAAREAGRHTRHWATRMGLLGDESGLGWPAGCAPHAAARMYPRAPTGKLNLISDHLWWLLALDERFERLGRDGTAARALDPVHRAVLTARAGAAPPDRPTSDARRSDRAAPGDAPSEQMPPEQAPAEQAVSGGGVAGPLVQAFADLHRRSGAALPRGCLTRLLDGLDGVLRGFAAEAASRRRRLPPNEAEYTALRRDTSRAGIFAVFTELAVGVELSPRVAARAEYRELIDCAADIVGWDQDLAAVRRESARGGPHNLVRVLARAHALSLPQAAQRTAERITRRGEDYLAAEYRLLCALEHAELPAVERLRHQRLVPALRDTLSGVIAWNHAWSQLGRPESGSAAVSRPWR; encoded by the coding sequence GTGCCGTCGCCCGCGCTCGCCCCGCTCCGCCGGCCCCTGCTGCCGTTCGCGGCCACGGTCAACCCGGCCGCCCGGGAGGCCGGCCGCCACACCCGGCACTGGGCGACGCGGATGGGCCTGCTCGGTGACGAGTCGGGGCTGGGCTGGCCGGCCGGCTGCGCCCCGCACGCCGCCGCCCGGATGTACCCCCGGGCGCCGACCGGGAAGCTCAACCTGATCAGTGACCATCTGTGGTGGCTGCTCGCTCTCGACGAGCGGTTCGAGCGGCTCGGCCGCGACGGGACGGCGGCGCGGGCGCTCGATCCGGTGCACCGCGCGGTGCTGACCGCGCGCGCCGGCGCGGCACCCCCCGACCGGCCGACATCGGACGCCCGGCGGTCGGACCGGGCGGCGCCGGGTGACGCGCCGTCGGAGCAGATGCCACCGGAGCAGGCGCCGGCGGAGCAGGCGGTGTCGGGCGGCGGTGTCGCGGGGCCGCTGGTGCAGGCCTTCGCCGATCTGCACCGGCGGAGCGGAGCGGCCCTGCCCCGCGGCTGTCTGACCCGCCTGCTGGACGGCCTCGACGGCGTTCTACGAGGCTTCGCCGCCGAGGCCGCCTCCCGGCGCCGTCGACTGCCGCCGAACGAGGCCGAGTACACGGCGCTGCGTCGCGACACCAGCCGCGCCGGGATCTTCGCCGTCTTCACCGAACTCGCGGTCGGCGTCGAGCTGTCGCCCCGGGTGGCCGCCCGCGCCGAGTACCGGGAGCTGATCGACTGCGCGGCGGACATCGTGGGCTGGGACCAGGACCTGGCCGCGGTCCGCCGGGAGTCCGCCCGCGGCGGGCCGCACAACCTGGTCCGGGTGTTGGCCCGGGCGCACGCGCTGAGCCTGCCCCAGGCGGCCCAGCGGACGGCGGAGCGGATCACCCGGCGCGGCGAGGACTATCTGGCCGCCGAGTACCGGCTGTTGTGCGCGCTGGAGCACGCCGAGCTGCCGGCGGTCGAGCGGCTGCGCCACCAGCGACTCGTACCCGCGCTGCGGGACACGCTCAGCGGCGTCATCGCCTGGAACCACGCCTGGTCCCAGCTCGGCCGGCCCGAGTCCGGGTCGGCCGCCGTCAGCCGTCCGTGGCGATGA